GTACCACAACTAACTTGATGAATACACTTTTCTCACAAGCTGATTTTAAAATTAATACCCCAGTCACCAAGGAAGTTTCCCCAAGGTAATGGTTGTGCTTATAAATAgttgaataaatataatggttttcatgttttttcaGTGTGATTAGGAGAGGAAGACCCAgtaaatcaaagaaaaaaaaaactgaaaaaaattcagagacAGAGTAAGTTTATATGTGTGAAGCTGATCATAActgaaattatttatatttataggGATAATATTTTTGTGAGTCAAACAACTGTAACCTGTGCTGTTTGTAACAAAGATCTAGAGAAAAATAGTTGGAAACACCATAAGCAACGTTTCCATAATAATTTAGCTTGGAGAGTTGGGGAACCTGCTCTGGTGAGCATATGATCGAATTATTACTTCAAAGAATACATTAAGTATGCAATCATTTTATTGCTTCTATTTTTTCCAGGATCTCAATAACGTAGAATTTGTTAAGTACACTTTGAATGCTTTATACCTAGCGAAAGTACCTTTTCATTGTGATATTTGCGATAAAGCAGTGAAATCAGTCCAGGGTTTTCTCTCCCACAAATCTGTTTGTGGTAGAGAATCTGAAGACGTTAAAGTAGCTTGTGAAAAATGTGGAAGAAAGATGTTACCTGTTAGTATGCAGTCGCATATGAGATTTTATCACGAGAATAAAGATAGGGTAGAAGAGGTTCCTAAGAGACAATCCTCCACAATAGTCAGCGGAAGTAGAAGGCAAGCTGCTGAGAAGTAAGTATTAACAATTTGTAGAGAATCTTCATCAGCAAATCACAATTTGAGCTTAGGTTTTATCAGAATTTTATTGACAAGTGTGttttctaattattttttgtaTTAATATCATATCATATTTTTGTTGAATGAAACACATGTTGATAATATTTTCATAGGGCATTGAAAGTTATCAAGGTCTTCAATTTGGAAACATCTGAAATCAACTCAACATTTGCCAAATATTTTGAAGATCTCCCCTTCATATCATCAAAAACAGCTACAGAAAtgcttcaaaatcaaattgaaacaTTGAATCGGGTACAGTGCAAATACCCAGACTGCAACTTCGAATGTTTCACTGCTAAAGACAtaaaaaatcacttgaaattctGTGTTAAAAGACCGGATAATGTGAGTATCAAAATTGAAGCTGTTTATGATATGTTGTGAGGTCTTATTGagcaaaattttattttatttagggCTATGTCTGCAAACATTGCTTGTTAGTTCAATTGAATATCGCTGATATAATATATCACATCGAATCTACGCACAATGTCATTATCGAAGATGAGAAAAAACCCGAAGAAAAACCACATTTTATTCCGAATGTTCGGAAGAGACCCACCAAACAGAATAGTAAGAAAGTAATCGTTGGAGAAAAGGATAAACTGCAAAAAAGTGAGTAGCTTCTCGTTTATCCTGATCGGTAGGATCTCAATTCTGATCTCAATTTCAGAAGTGCCGAAGTTTTTATTACCATTGGACAAAAATTTGAATGTGATTTTCCGTAAAGCTTATGAGTGGACGTTGAAATTGTAAGTTTTATGTGCTTATGAATTACAAGTATAATATGACCCATTTTACAGCTGTGAAATGAATTATTCCAAAGTTTTACCTGAAGAACATTTTCCATGTTTGAAATCTGACTGGGACTACATGGATCTGGAACACGCCGAAGAGTACTTACCCCAAATGCCTTATTCATGTGATGTTGGTTTTGAAACTGTCTCCGGTTTCCAAGATATCCTTCAAAAAGACCATGCTTTCAGGAAGTTCGAGTTATTCGAGTCTTATTTGGAAAACAACGGTGAGTCTTGTTATTTCATGGGATATAGTATGAAATGGATTTAAGGATCATCCTGTGATTGTTGCTTCAGGTAACTCAACAATATTTTGTGGAGGTCCAGTCACTGCTCTCTCTTGGATGCCGACTCCTCATGAGTACGGTAGTCTTCATCAGGTTGTTGCTGTGGCAACAAAACCACACCCTGATGCAGAGTACGAAACTGACATGAATTACAATGAAAAATGCTTCATTCAGTTTTGGGATGTGGGACCTTTGAGGAACACTCACACGTCCCTGTTTAGACCGAAGCAAGCTTTCTGCTTGCAATTTGATCATGGCCCTGTGTGGGACTTGCAGTGGTAAGACTTTTTCGTAAAATCATTATTCCTCACAATATAACAAGtcagattttcatgaaaataaatgaaaataggctgaaggacttcggtcgatggccattaaagaacagttattattattatattattataaatgaaaattatattgagcatcagtaaaaaatttttttttaacgaattcTCATTTTAAATAGGTGTCCATCTAATTGTTTTGATCTGTCAGAGCAAGCAGATGATTCGGAAAAGCTCAGAAGACTGGGAGTTTTAGCTGTGGCAGGATCTGATTCTTACGTGTACATATACTCAATACCAAATTTCAAAGAGAGGTAAGGTGAATTATTGCCAAAAAATTTCGGAATTTTTTCTAATCTTCCCCCATTTTGCAGCGGTCAATTTTACAATGCTCGCCCTGTGTTGATATTGATTAGGAATGTTTTCGAGAAAGAAAAGTTAGGAAATATGGATTATTATGCGACTAGGATATCTTGGACTAAGgtagtaaaaaaaatttgtccTATCAGTTTTTTGACGTATCAATTGATTTTCAGGCTTCTGGCCATAGGTATTTGGCCGTAGGTTATTCGAATGGAGAAGTAGCGATGTATGATCTCTGGAGTGAATCAGGATTACTCAGATATAAAACTGATGATAATATTGACGTTTTAACGCCTTATACAGTCTTAGAAGCACATTCTCACTCAGTTACaggtatttattttatttttatattaacCCTGTGAACTTCGTTTTAATATGTAATGTTTTAACAACTTTCAAAAACCTTTTTCATTTCGTTTGTTTCTTTTGATTTGGCAAAAAGACTTTGGTGTGTTTGCAGCCATTGCTTTACATCACTCACACGATGGCTGTAAGTGGCTCATGACCGGTTCTCTTGACCGAACGGTTCGTACTTGGGATTTGAAGGAAAAACGTTGTGTACGAACTCTAAAGGCAAATATAGTCAACGACGCCGTATGGATGACGCATTGGATGTGCCATATTATCGGTTATGATGAGGCGTCAACTATTGgtaatgaatattttctctCATTGGGGAATTCTTCCTTGAATATTTTCGTGTTTTAGGTAATGCTTGTAGCGCGATTCAACAGTGCAAAGACGGTTTTTCTGACACCTTGTATCTGTTCCATTGTTCCTCGGCTATAACATCGCTTTCAACCAGTGATTGGTTGAATGGTATCATTCAAGGTAATTCAGTGGGGGAAATATTCGCCACATTCCCCAAGCAGCTCATGATaaatttgaattggaaaaatagTAAACATAGTAAATTGTTGTTCGGATACACTACCCTAgtggagaaagacaaaagtatCGAAGAAAGATTAAAAGTTAATAGTGAAAAACAGAAAGCTCTGAGGAATCAGCTGAAAGTAAAAACTAAAATAACAACTAAAGAATTACCGTCGGACAGAGAAGTGATGCATTTGGATTATAATCCACATTATTTCGAATATGAACCTTTGGTGTATCACGAGATGGATGATAAATACGGGCTGATATTCTGCGATCATAAAATGGTATGTTTAATATCAGATCTTTCTATTTTTACTTaatatggtttttttttttttcagaaaaaatggtcaGATTTTCCTAAGAGTCTTCAAGACCAACTGTCTTATTCATCTGAAAGATATTCTCCGTCTAGGCCCAACATGTATCCTCTTCAATCCATCACAAAGATTCAATTCAACATGAATAGACAAGCGTCCACTTACTATGTAAGTGGATACCAAGCTGGCTTCATAAGATTGACTTATATGAAATTCTTAGAAGACGATCCCTATGTTTATAATGATAGTGTAAATATTAagaaataatatattatttaatTGTTATATATTAAATGTTGTATAAAGATATCtatgatttttttgtttttaagcCTTTAGCCGAAATACGAAAACCCGTCAAAACTCCCCCAAAGTAAGCCTGCTGAGCCGTCTATGACCATAGTGACATCATTTTGTTTAGTTTCCCCCAAAAAAATGCGTTATAATTGAAAAATACCTTGAAAGATGCGAGAACCGCACGTCCGTGGTCATTTTCAATCGTGAATGCCCAGT
The nucleotide sequence above comes from Coccinella septempunctata chromosome 4, icCocSept1.1, whole genome shotgun sequence. Encoded proteins:
- the LOC123311962 gene encoding uncharacterized protein LOC123311962 is translated as MEKSDDNEVFEDQDRGNDSAKDFIHDLDDNVVQVSSSKKRGRKKKSESTMKSTPQKSPDQNEMVTKRGRKRKSVNYFALANPDLDEMIDEKDENKSLIKENSQRKSVRTTRRKSSMSNRDIEKENVDVEVEAGGVHSQSNQGEDAVDTTKDAGANTSKNSDSEEHSIDTLDKDQEYETHVKKKKVYRRTGTTTNLMNTLFSQADFKINTPVTKEVSPSVIRRGRPSKSKKKKTEKNSETEDNIFVSQTTVTCAVCNKDLEKNSWKHHKQRFHNNLAWRVGEPALDLNNVEFVKYTLNALYLAKVPFHCDICDKAVKSVQGFLSHKSVCGRESEDVKVACEKCGRKMLPVSMQSHMRFYHENKDRVEEVPKRQSSTIVSGSRRQAAEKALKVIKVFNLETSEINSTFAKYFEDLPFISSKTATEMLQNQIETLNRVQCKYPDCNFECFTAKDIKNHLKFCVKRPDNGYVCKHCLLVQLNIADIIYHIESTHNVIIEDEKKPEEKPHFIPNVRKRPTKQNSKKVIVGEKDKLQKKVPKFLLPLDKNLNVIFRKAYEWTLKFCEMNYSKVLPEEHFPCLKSDWDYMDLEHAEEYLPQMPYSCDVGFETVSGFQDILQKDHAFRKFELFESYLENNGNSTIFCGGPVTALSWMPTPHEYGSLHQVVAVATKPHPDAEYETDMNYNEKCFIQFWDVGPLRNTHTSLFRPKQAFCLQFDHGPVWDLQWCPSNCFDLSEQADDSEKLRRLGVLAVAGSDSYVYIYSIPNFKESGQFYNARPVLILIRNVFEKEKLGNMDYYATRISWTKASGHRYLAVGYSNGEVAMYDLWSESGLLRYKTDDNIDVLTPYTVLEAHSHSVTAIALHHSHDGCKWLMTGSLDRTVRTWDLKEKRCVRTLKANIVNDAVWMTHWMCHIIGYDEASTIGNACSAIQQCKDGFSDTLYLFHCSSAITSLSTSDWLNGIIQGNSVGEIFATFPKQLMINLNWKNSKHSKLLFGYTTLVEKDKSIEERLKVNSEKQKALRNQLKVKTKITTKELPSDREVMHLDYNPHYFEYEPLVYHEMDDKYGLIFCDHKMKKWSDFPKSLQDQLSYSSERYSPSRPNMYPLQSITKIQFNMNRQASTYYVSGYQAGFIRLTYMKFLEDDPYVYNDSVNIKK